One segment of Cetobacterium sp. NK01 DNA contains the following:
- a CDS encoding MATE family efflux transporter, producing the protein MLKKFINYAVPSVFAMFVSSLYVIIDGIFVGQGVGNLALAAVNLVVPVSIFFFGIATMFAVGGGTLISENFGKKNIAKGIHIFREAFIVLLILSFFLSFIFVVFSKKIVVLLGAKGNILEEANIYLKYYVMFCIPNILGISLSSFIRNDGNPKLAMTATISGAFLNIILDYIFIFIFKWGIKGAAIATGLGQILTVLIILLHFILKKGYLSFGNTKLHKENILRFITLGFPSFFMEITFSIMVFCMNIAISKIGNNSQLASFGIINYLTTIIYMLLLGLSFGVQPLFSFNHGAKNHENVFKFYKFTIVSSIIINFLYFIVSYFGGYDIIRLFTKDSNILNETYIGLTLFNLSFFVIGINVIQSGYYQAINNPKNSNIISFLRSFIFFPITIFISSHFWGLNGVWLSPLFSETFCFITWNCLFNKNLGSILSNYFIKSLSKEK; encoded by the coding sequence ATGTTAAAAAAATTTATCAATTATGCTGTACCATCTGTTTTTGCTATGTTTGTATCATCACTTTATGTAATTATTGATGGAATTTTTGTTGGTCAAGGAGTAGGAAATTTAGCTCTTGCTGCTGTTAATTTAGTTGTGCCTGTATCAATTTTCTTTTTTGGAATAGCTACAATGTTCGCTGTTGGAGGAGGTACTCTTATCTCTGAAAATTTCGGAAAAAAGAATATAGCGAAAGGAATTCATATCTTTAGAGAAGCTTTTATTGTTCTTTTAATACTAAGTTTTTTTCTAAGTTTTATATTTGTTGTTTTTTCAAAAAAGATAGTTGTTCTCTTAGGAGCTAAGGGAAATATTTTAGAAGAGGCTAATATTTATTTAAAATATTATGTTATGTTTTGTATTCCAAATATCTTAGGAATATCTTTAAGCAGCTTTATAAGAAATGATGGTAACCCTAAACTTGCTATGACTGCTACTATCTCAGGAGCTTTTTTAAATATAATTTTAGATTATATATTTATTTTTATTTTTAAATGGGGAATAAAAGGAGCAGCAATAGCTACTGGACTTGGACAGATTTTAACTGTCTTAATTATATTACTTCATTTTATATTAAAAAAAGGGTATTTATCTTTTGGAAACACCAAGCTTCACAAAGAAAATATTTTAAGATTTATTACTCTTGGATTTCCATCATTTTTTATGGAAATTACTTTTTCTATAATGGTATTTTGTATGAATATAGCAATCTCTAAAATTGGGAACAATAGTCAATTAGCTTCATTTGGAATAATTAACTACTTAACGACTATAATTTACATGCTTCTACTTGGATTATCTTTCGGTGTACAACCTTTATTCAGTTTTAATCATGGAGCAAAAAATCATGAAAATGTTTTTAAATTTTATAAATTTACAATTGTATCCTCTATAATTATTAATTTTCTCTATTTTATAGTCTCTTATTTTGGAGGATACGATATCATTAGATTATTTACTAAAGATTCAAACATTTTAAATGAAACATACATAGGACTTACTCTTTTTAATCTTTCATTTTTTGTTATAGGAATAAATGTTATTCAATCTGGATACTATCAAGCTATAAATAATCCTAAAAATTCTAATATTATATCTTTTTTAAGATCATTTATATTTTTTCCAATAACTATTTTTATAAGTAGTCATTTTTGGGGATTAAATGGAGTCTGGTTAAGTCCACTATTTTCTGAAACTTTTTGTTTTATTACTTGGAATTGTTTATTTAACAAAAATTTAGGTTCTATATTATCAAATTATTTTATAAAATCTTTATCTAAAGAGAAGTAA
- a CDS encoding MerR family transcriptional regulator, which produces MIFSIGETSKLTKISIQALRHYDKEGLLKPIYVDEETKYRYYSIDQFLQIDFIKRCKSLGFSLEKIKEILYEGNNLENILKSITFQKSIIEKEIKNLKNIKLNLNRLENTLNHAMNSLNKALEIEDVEFFILGSSKGEIKDNNDIETHIRKVLKNIDLYYNLSDTFIILKTDEENYNFYQEVIVASKSIKSDKIYKRKGVSLYVEGAAFKNKVYFEKIINFENENKLTNFKSFLEIYYISKLDNKNEEYSLINIFHPFELM; this is translated from the coding sequence ATGATATTTTCAATAGGAGAGACATCGAAATTAACAAAAATTTCTATACAAGCTCTACGCCATTATGATAAAGAGGGACTTTTGAAACCTATTTATGTTGATGAAGAGACAAAGTATAGATATTATTCTATAGATCAATTTTTACAAATAGATTTTATAAAAAGATGCAAATCTTTAGGGTTTTCTTTAGAAAAAATAAAGGAAATTTTATATGAAGGAAATAATTTAGAGAATATTTTAAAATCAATTACATTTCAAAAAAGTATAATTGAAAAAGAGATTAAAAATTTAAAAAATATAAAACTTAATTTAAATAGATTAGAAAATACATTAAATCATGCAATGAACAGTTTAAATAAAGCTTTAGAAATAGAAGACGTAGAATTTTTTATTTTAGGAAGTTCAAAAGGAGAGATAAAAGATAATAATGATATTGAAACTCATATAAGAAAAGTTCTAAAAAATATAGATCTTTACTATAATCTGAGTGATACTTTTATTATTTTGAAAACAGATGAAGAAAATTACAATTTTTATCAAGAAGTTATTGTGGCTTCTAAATCTATAAAAAGTGATAAGATTTATAAAAGGAAAGGAGTCTCTTTGTATGTGGAAGGAGCTGCATTTAAAAATAAAGTTTATTTTGAAAAAATAATAAATTTTGAAAATGAAAATAAATTGACCAATTTTAAAAGTTTTCTTGAAATATATTATATTTCAAAATTAGATAATAAAAATGAGGAGTACTCTTTGATAAATATTTTTCACCCATTTGAATTAATGTAA